One window of Pseudomonas urmiensis genomic DNA carries:
- a CDS encoding SOS response-associated peptidase family protein, with product MCGRFVQYQGLADYLRELDAEQDVVSGYDNSPVGRYNVAPGSRVLILHTAEDGLRIDPCHWGWAPFWATGKRPAPINARVETVTTGTFFQALWPQGRALVMADGWYEWVTDPHDPKRKQPYFIRLKSQAPMFMAALAQVRLGLEPSEGDGFVIITAASDQGMLDIHDRRPLVLAPEHARAWLDPELPAERAQQLAREQCLPVEAFEWFAVSKAVGNVRNEGAQLIVLETPQATLF from the coding sequence ATGTGCGGACGCTTCGTCCAGTACCAAGGCTTGGCCGACTATCTGCGCGAGCTGGACGCCGAGCAAGACGTGGTCAGTGGCTATGACAATAGCCCAGTGGGCCGTTACAACGTCGCCCCCGGTAGCCGCGTACTGATCCTGCACACGGCCGAAGATGGCCTGCGCATCGACCCCTGCCACTGGGGCTGGGCGCCGTTCTGGGCCACTGGCAAACGGCCGGCGCCGATCAATGCGCGGGTCGAAACAGTCACCACCGGCACGTTTTTCCAGGCCCTGTGGCCGCAGGGTCGGGCGCTGGTAATGGCCGATGGCTGGTACGAGTGGGTAACCGACCCGCACGACCCCAAGCGCAAGCAACCCTATTTCATTCGCCTGAAAAGCCAGGCACCGATGTTCATGGCGGCGCTGGCCCAGGTGCGGCTGGGGCTGGAGCCGAGTGAAGGCGATGGCTTTGTGATCATCACAGCCGCCAGCGATCAGGGCATGCTGGATATCCATGATCGCCGGCCACTGGTACTGGCGCCGGAACACGCCCGGGCTTGGTTGGACCCTGAACTCCCCGCAGAACGTGCGCAGCAGTTAGCCCGTGAGCAATGCCTGCCGGTAGAGGCGTTCGAGTGGTTTGCGGTGAGCAAGGCCGTGGGTAATGTGCGCAACGAGGGGGCGCAATTGATCGTGCTGGAGACGCCGCAGGCGACGCTGTTCTAG
- a CDS encoding formate dehydrogenase subunit delta, translating into MSVDNLIKMANQIAHYFDSEPDRALAVQGVRQHLHSFWAPAMRRQLVEWMQANPGEGIDPLVREALASETVAA; encoded by the coding sequence ATGAGCGTCGACAATCTGATCAAGATGGCCAACCAGATCGCCCATTACTTCGACAGCGAGCCAGACCGCGCCCTGGCGGTGCAAGGGGTGAGGCAGCATCTGCACAGCTTCTGGGCCCCGGCGATGCGCCGGCAACTGGTCGAGTGGATGCAGGCCAATCCGGGGGAGGGGATCGATCCGTTGGTGCGCGAGGCGCTGGCTTCAGAGACGGTGGCGGCCTAG
- the fdhF gene encoding formate dehydrogenase subunit alpha — translation MINFFDPASDIDLGTPARDSEVQVSLNIDGRAISVPAGTSVMRAAALLGTSIPKLCATDSLEAFGSCRMCMVEIDGMRGYPASCTTPVSEGMVVRTQTARLADLRRNVMELYISDHPLDCLTCSANGNCELQSVAGQVGLREVRYGYAGDNHLAEAKDVSNPYFDYEPSKCIVCSRCVRACEDIQGTFALTISGRGFDSRVAAAGGDNFLNSECVSCGACVQACPTATLTEKSLVQIGQPERAVITTCAYCGVGCSFRAEMKGDQLVRMVPDKNGGANHGHACVKGRFAWGYATHPDRITTPMIRKHIDDPWQEVSWDEAVSYAASELRRIQLKYGRDSIGGITSSRCTNEEAYLVQKLVRTAFGNNNVDTCARVCHSPTGYGLKQTLGESAGTQSFDSVMLADVILVIGANPTDAHPVFGSQLKRRLRQGAKLIVIDPRRIDLVDSPHARAELHLQLRPGTNVAMLNALAHVIVTEGLLDQGFVDSRCEAAEFARWRDFVSLADNAPEALGPICGVPAEQIRAAARLYANGANAAIYYGLGVTEHSQGSTAVMGIANLAMATGNIGREGVGVNPLRGQNNVQGSCDMGSFPHELPGYRHISNEGVRAEFEQAWGVTLQPDPGLRIPNMFEAALDGSFKALYCQGEDIAQSDPNTQHVTAALRAMECVVVQDIFLNETAKFAHVFLPGSSFLEKDGTFTNAERRISRVRKVMEPLAGKADWEATVALANALGYPMDYRHPSEIMDEIARLTPTFHRVSYAEIDRHGSLQWPCNEAAPDGTPTMHIGQFVRGKGRFMLTGYVPTDEKVNSRYPLLLTTGRILSQYNVGAQTRRTGNVAWHAQDRLEIHPNDAESRGIVEGDWVGIGSRAGQTVLRAQVTSRVAPGVVYTTFHFPESGANVITTDNSDWATNCPEYKVTAVEVVRVSQPSAWQQRYQAFSDEQRRLLKERRHSDQPETAEVRR, via the coding sequence ATGATCAATTTCTTCGACCCCGCCAGTGACATCGACCTGGGCACCCCTGCGCGTGATAGCGAGGTACAGGTCAGCCTGAATATCGATGGCCGCGCGATCAGCGTGCCTGCCGGCACCTCGGTGATGCGCGCTGCGGCGCTACTGGGTACCAGCATCCCCAAACTGTGCGCCACCGACAGCCTGGAAGCGTTTGGCTCGTGCCGCATGTGCATGGTGGAAATCGACGGCATGCGCGGCTATCCCGCCTCGTGCACCACGCCGGTCAGCGAAGGCATGGTGGTGCGCACGCAAACCGCGCGCCTGGCTGACCTGCGGCGCAACGTCATGGAACTGTACATCTCAGACCACCCGCTGGACTGCCTGACCTGCTCGGCCAACGGCAACTGCGAGCTGCAGAGCGTGGCCGGCCAGGTCGGCTTGCGCGAGGTGCGTTATGGCTATGCCGGTGACAATCACCTGGCCGAAGCCAAGGATGTTTCCAACCCCTACTTCGACTACGAGCCAAGCAAGTGCATCGTCTGCAGCCGCTGCGTGCGCGCTTGCGAAGACATCCAGGGCACGTTCGCCCTGACTATCAGCGGACGCGGCTTCGACTCGCGAGTGGCAGCGGCGGGTGGCGACAACTTCCTCAATTCCGAGTGCGTGTCTTGTGGGGCGTGTGTGCAGGCCTGTCCGACCGCGACCCTGACCGAGAAGAGCCTGGTGCAGATCGGCCAGCCGGAGCGGGCAGTGATCACCACGTGCGCCTATTGCGGCGTGGGCTGCTCGTTCCGTGCCGAGATGAAGGGCGATCAGCTGGTGCGCATGGTGCCGGACAAGAACGGCGGCGCCAACCATGGCCATGCCTGCGTCAAGGGCCGCTTCGCCTGGGGCTATGCGACCCACCCCGATCGCATCACCACGCCAATGATCCGCAAGCACATCGACGACCCTTGGCAAGAGGTCAGCTGGGACGAGGCGGTCAGCTATGCGGCCAGCGAGCTGCGCCGCATCCAGCTCAAGTACGGGCGCGATTCGATTGGCGGGATCACTTCCAGCCGCTGCACCAACGAAGAGGCCTACCTGGTGCAAAAGTTGGTGCGTACCGCCTTTGGCAACAACAACGTCGATACCTGTGCGCGGGTCTGTCATTCGCCCACCGGCTACGGCCTCAAGCAGACCTTGGGCGAGTCGGCTGGCACGCAAAGCTTCGACTCGGTGATGCTGGCCGACGTGATCCTGGTGATCGGCGCCAACCCCACCGATGCCCATCCGGTGTTCGGCTCGCAACTCAAGCGGCGCCTGCGCCAAGGCGCCAAACTGATCGTCATCGACCCACGGCGTATCGATCTGGTCGACTCGCCGCATGCACGCGCCGAACTGCACCTGCAATTGCGCCCAGGTACCAACGTGGCCATGCTCAACGCCTTGGCCCATGTGATCGTCACGGAAGGGCTGCTCGATCAGGGCTTCGTCGATAGTCGCTGCGAAGCGGCGGAATTTGCCCGCTGGCGCGACTTCGTCAGCCTGGCGGATAACGCCCCTGAAGCGCTCGGGCCGATCTGCGGCGTACCCGCCGAGCAGATCCGCGCTGCTGCCCGGCTGTATGCCAACGGCGCCAATGCGGCCATCTACTACGGGCTGGGCGTTACCGAGCACAGCCAGGGCAGCACCGCGGTGATGGGCATCGCCAACCTGGCCATGGCCACCGGCAACATTGGTCGCGAAGGGGTAGGGGTCAACCCGCTGCGTGGCCAGAACAACGTCCAGGGCTCCTGCGACATGGGCTCGTTCCCGCATGAGCTGCCGGGCTACCGGCACATTTCCAACGAGGGCGTGAGGGCTGAGTTCGAGCAGGCCTGGGGCGTGACCTTGCAGCCCGATCCGGGCCTGCGTATTCCCAACATGTTCGAAGCGGCCTTGGATGGCAGCTTCAAGGCCCTGTACTGCCAGGGCGAGGACATTGCCCAGAGCGACCCCAACACCCAGCACGTCACTGCCGCCTTGCGCGCCATGGAATGCGTGGTGGTGCAGGACATCTTCCTCAACGAGACGGCCAAGTTCGCCCATGTGTTCCTGCCGGGCAGCTCGTTCCTGGAAAAAGACGGCACCTTCACCAACGCCGAACGGCGTATCTCACGGGTGCGCAAAGTTATGGAGCCGCTGGCTGGCAAGGCGGACTGGGAAGCAACCGTGGCCCTGGCCAACGCCTTGGGCTACCCGATGGACTACCGCCACCCGTCAGAGATCATGGATGAAATCGCCCGCCTGACGCCGACCTTCCACCGCGTCAGTTACGCCGAGATCGATCGCCACGGCAGCCTGCAATGGCCGTGCAACGAGGCCGCGCCCGACGGCACCCCGACCATGCACATCGGCCAGTTCGTGCGTGGCAAGGGACGCTTCATGCTCACCGGTTACGTGCCCACCGACGAGAAGGTCAACAGCCGCTATCCGCTGTTGCTGACCACTGGGCGCATCCTCAGCCAGTACAACGTCGGCGCCCAGACCCGGCGCACCGGTAACGTCGCCTGGCACGCCCAGGACCGCCTTGAGATCCACCCAAACGATGCTGAAAGCCGCGGCATCGTCGAGGGTGATTGGGTCGGCATCGGTAGCCGCGCCGGGCAAACCGTGCTGCGTGCGCAGGTCACTAGCCGGGTCGCGCCGGGGGTGGTGTACACCACCTTCCACTTCCCCGAGTCGGGCGCCAACGTGATCACCACCGACAACTCCGACTGGGCCACCAACTGCCCCGAGTACAAAGTCACGGCGGTGGAAGTGGTGCGCGTGTCGCAGCCTTCGGCCTGGCAGCAGCGCTATCAGGCGTTCAGTGACGAACAACGGCGCTTGCTCAAGGAGCGCCGCCACAGCGACCAGCCGGAGACTGCCGAGGTGCGCCGATGA
- a CDS encoding formate dehydrogenase beta subunit, with product MLKLFIPCDSVARAVGADHLAAALAAEAERRQIALQILRTSSRGLYWLEPLVELESAAGRLGFGPVAVEDTASLLDALATDPASHPLALGLVEQIPYLKTQQRLLFARAGITRPLSLDDYRSHGGFDGLAKAALMDGADVVAAVLDSGLRGRGGAAFPAGIKWRTVRDAPAGQKYVVCNADEGDSGTFADRMLMEGDPFLLIEGMIIAGLAVGASKGYIYVRSEYPDSVRALNEAVLLAREAGYLDATGSGVAFDLEVRVGAGAYICGEETALLESLEGKRGIVRAKPPLPALEGLFGQPTLVHNVLTLASVPIILAKGAPFYRDFGMGRSLGTLPFQLAGNVRQGGLVERAFGLTLRELVEGYGGGTASGRPLKAAQVGGPLGAWVPPSQFDTPLDYEAFAALGAMIGHGGVVVADDTLNMAGMARFAMQFCAEESCGKCTPCRIGSTRGVEVVERLIASSDPAYRQEQADLLRDLCDTLQYGSLCAMGGMTSYPVASALKHFPADFGLASPEAAQ from the coding sequence ATGCTGAAGCTGTTTATCCCCTGCGACTCGGTCGCCCGTGCGGTCGGCGCCGATCATTTGGCCGCAGCCCTGGCCGCTGAGGCTGAGCGTCGGCAAATTGCGCTGCAGATCCTGCGCACCAGCTCGCGTGGCCTGTACTGGCTGGAGCCGCTGGTCGAGCTGGAAAGCGCCGCTGGCCGCTTGGGCTTCGGCCCGGTGGCGGTCGAGGATACGGCCTCGCTGCTCGATGCCCTGGCTACCGATCCCGCCAGCCATCCGCTGGCACTGGGTTTGGTCGAGCAGATTCCATATTTAAAGACGCAACAGCGCCTGCTGTTCGCCCGTGCCGGCATTACTCGGCCATTGTCGCTGGATGACTACCGCAGCCATGGCGGTTTTGACGGGCTGGCCAAGGCGGCGCTGATGGATGGCGCGGATGTCGTCGCTGCGGTGCTCGACTCCGGCCTGCGCGGGCGTGGCGGCGCGGCGTTTCCGGCGGGGATCAAGTGGCGCACCGTACGCGATGCCCCGGCAGGGCAGAAGTACGTGGTGTGCAACGCCGACGAGGGCGACTCCGGCACTTTCGCCGACCGCATGCTGATGGAGGGCGACCCGTTCCTGTTGATCGAAGGCATGATCATCGCTGGCCTGGCGGTGGGGGCGAGCAAGGGCTACATCTATGTGCGCTCGGAATACCCGGACTCGGTTCGGGCGCTGAACGAGGCAGTGCTGCTCGCCCGTGAAGCGGGTTATCTGGACGCCACTGGCAGCGGCGTGGCCTTCGACCTGGAGGTGCGGGTGGGGGCTGGCGCCTACATTTGCGGTGAGGAAACCGCGCTGCTCGAATCGCTCGAAGGCAAGCGCGGGATCGTCCGCGCCAAGCCGCCACTGCCGGCGCTCGAAGGCCTGTTCGGCCAGCCGACCCTGGTACATAACGTGCTCACCCTGGCCTCGGTGCCGATCATTCTGGCCAAGGGCGCGCCGTTCTACCGCGACTTTGGCATGGGCCGTTCGCTGGGTACCTTGCCGTTTCAGCTGGCGGGGAACGTCCGCCAGGGTGGGCTGGTCGAGCGCGCGTTTGGCCTGACCCTGCGCGAACTGGTCGAGGGCTATGGCGGCGGCACGGCCAGTGGCCGGCCACTGAAGGCTGCGCAGGTCGGTGGCCCATTGGGCGCCTGGGTGCCGCCAAGCCAGTTCGACACACCGCTGGACTACGAGGCCTTCGCCGCCCTCGGCGCGATGATTGGCCATGGCGGAGTCGTGGTCGCCGATGACACCCTGAACATGGCCGGCATGGCGCGTTTTGCCATGCAGTTCTGCGCCGAGGAATCGTGCGGCAAATGCACCCCGTGTCGGATCGGCTCGACCCGGGGCGTGGAGGTGGTCGAGCGCTTGATCGCCAGCAGCGACCCGGCCTATCGCCAAGAGCAGGCCGACCTGCTGCGTGACCTGTGCGACACCCTGCAGTACGGCTCGCTGTGCGCCATGGGCGGGATGACTTCGTATCCTGTGGCCAGCGCTCTCAAGCATTTCCCTGCCGACTTCGGTCTGGCCAGCCCGGAGGCCGCGCAATGA
- a CDS encoding formate dehydrogenase subunit gamma — protein sequence MPDPTLELPVIQRVLDHHRDTPGALLPILHAIQAGSGYIPDAAVPEIAHALNLSQAEVRGVISFYHDFRTSPPARHTLRLCRAESCQSRGAEALAAQLREQLGLDDHGTSADGAVSLRPVYCLGACACSPALELDGQVHARLTPERLRTLVDGCLQEAKPC from the coding sequence ATGCCTGATCCGACCCTTGAACTGCCCGTGATCCAGCGTGTGCTGGATCACCACCGCGACACCCCCGGTGCGCTGTTGCCGATACTCCATGCTATCCAGGCTGGCAGCGGCTACATCCCCGATGCCGCCGTACCTGAGATCGCCCATGCCCTCAACCTGAGCCAGGCCGAAGTGCGCGGGGTGATCAGCTTCTACCACGACTTCCGCACTTCGCCGCCAGCGCGCCACACCTTGCGCCTGTGCCGGGCCGAATCCTGCCAGAGCCGTGGCGCCGAGGCGCTGGCCGCGCAACTGCGTGAACAGCTGGGGCTTGATGATCACGGCACCAGCGCCGATGGCGCCGTCAGCCTGCGCCCGGTCTATTGCCTGGGCGCTTGCGCTTGCTCGCCAGCGCTGGAACTCGATGGCCAGGTGCATGCCCGGCTTACCCCTGAGCGCCTGCGTACGCTGGTTGACGGCTGCCTGCAGGAGGCCAAGCCATGCTGA
- a CDS encoding sensor histidine kinase, with amino-acid sequence MPSLSAWLAPIRRRFSQPGPVEPFNLMRRFSLISFVIISAVAIGLASLSTRFLVNESLERDALLSAQFIQSMAFGEIRHHDLDGMKMGDVLASTQYGMLTGETGKNRERARSEFLDHLAHLPDVLLASIFSPERKVIWSTNPALIGRQVHEDSALEQAFASHGQVSARYNEVEPGRTEQQFVRAPKMFFVENYIPLVDDQGKVLAMVEIYKEPVDLIERIDRGHKLIWAATALGGLTIYFGLFWIVWRASRLLASQQDQLVANKTYGGLVEMSTAVAHSLRNPLASIRSSAELAQVVPGQPATGNITDIISQVDRMSGWLHDLLLCLRPLRGEPELVDLVGAVRTALGTFETQLRQARIEAVFNPDSAPPVLSNALLLGQLLNSVLANAIEAMPEGGKLVVTLDQLDEGQLLLCIDDSGQGLSRQQEMMAFKPFYSTKQGRLGIGLVMVRQIMERFGGEASLHNLTTQGTRICLRFRSGLDGVQAKAG; translated from the coding sequence ATGCCATCCTTGTCAGCCTGGCTCGCGCCCATCCGCCGACGGTTCTCCCAGCCGGGACCGGTCGAGCCATTCAACCTCATGCGGCGCTTCTCGCTGATCAGCTTCGTCATCATCAGCGCCGTGGCGATCGGCCTGGCTTCGCTGTCGACGCGGTTTCTGGTCAATGAAAGCCTGGAGCGCGATGCCTTGCTGTCGGCGCAGTTCATCCAGTCGATGGCCTTCGGCGAGATCCGCCACCACGACCTGGATGGCATGAAGATGGGCGACGTGCTGGCCTCGACCCAGTACGGCATGCTCACCGGCGAAACCGGCAAGAACCGCGAACGCGCCCGCTCGGAGTTCCTCGACCACCTGGCGCACCTGCCCGACGTGCTGCTGGCCAGCATCTTCTCCCCCGAGCGCAAGGTGATCTGGTCGACCAACCCGGCGCTGATCGGCCGCCAGGTGCATGAAGATTCAGCCCTGGAACAAGCCTTCGCCTCGCATGGCCAGGTCAGCGCGCGCTACAACGAGGTCGAGCCCGGCCGCACCGAGCAGCAATTCGTACGTGCGCCGAAGATGTTCTTCGTCGAGAACTACATCCCCCTGGTCGACGACCAAGGCAAGGTGCTGGCCATGGTCGAGATCTACAAAGAGCCGGTCGACCTGATCGAGCGGATCGACCGCGGCCACAAACTGATCTGGGCCGCCACTGCGCTCGGCGGGCTGACTATCTATTTCGGCCTGTTCTGGATCGTCTGGCGCGCCTCGCGCTTGCTCGCCTCGCAGCAGGATCAACTGGTGGCGAACAAGACCTACGGCGGCCTGGTAGAGATGTCCACCGCCGTCGCCCACAGCCTGCGCAACCCCCTGGCAAGCATTCGCAGCAGCGCCGAGCTGGCCCAGGTGGTGCCCGGCCAACCCGCGACCGGCAACATCACCGACATCATCAGCCAGGTCGACCGCATGTCGGGGTGGTTGCATGATCTGCTGCTGTGTTTACGCCCCCTGCGCGGCGAACCCGAGCTGGTGGACCTGGTTGGCGCCGTGCGCACGGCCCTGGGCACGTTCGAAACGCAGCTGCGCCAAGCGCGAATCGAAGCCGTCTTCAATCCAGACAGCGCGCCGCCAGTGTTGAGCAACGCGCTGTTGCTTGGGCAATTGCTCAACAGCGTGCTGGCCAATGCCATCGAAGCCATGCCAGAGGGCGGCAAGCTGGTGGTGACGCTCGATCAGCTGGATGAAGGCCAGTTGCTGCTGTGCATCGACGACTCCGGGCAAGGCCTGAGCCGTCAGCAGGAAATGATGGCGTTCAAGCCGTTCTACAGCACCAAGCAAGGCCGTCTGGGGATTGGCTTGGTGATGGTCCGGCAGATCATGGAGCGGTTTGGTGGCGAGGCCAGCTTGCACAACCTCACGACCCAGGGCACGCGGATTTGCTTGCGGTTCAGGAGCGGTCTGGACGGGGTCCAGGCCAAGGCTGGCTAG
- the dusA gene encoding tRNA dihydrouridine(20/20a) synthase DusA, with the protein MRPEPSRRFSVAPMMDWTDRHCRFFLRLLSKHTLLYTEMVTTGALLHNDADRFLRHDVSEHPLALQLGGSVPADLAACARLAEQAGYDEVNLNVGCPSDRVQNNMIGACLMAHPALVADCVKAMRDAVATPITVKHRIGINGRDSYAELCDFVGQVREAGCRSFTVHARIAILEGLSPKENREIPPLRYDVAAQLKADFPDLEIVLNGGIKTLDECRTHLTTFDGVMLGREAYHNPYVLAEVDQQLFGSDAPVVSRSEAMERLRPYIVAHIDSGGAMHHVTRHILGLGQGFPGARRFRQLLSADIHKTDAPLAVLDQAAELLQGR; encoded by the coding sequence ATGCGCCCTGAGCCCTCCCGCCGCTTCAGCGTTGCACCGATGATGGACTGGACCGACCGCCACTGTCGGTTCTTCCTGCGCCTGCTCTCCAAGCACACCCTGCTCTACACCGAAATGGTCACCACCGGCGCCCTGCTGCACAACGACGCCGACCGTTTCCTGCGCCACGACGTCTCCGAGCACCCGCTGGCCCTGCAACTGGGTGGTAGCGTGCCGGCTGACTTGGCAGCCTGCGCGCGGCTGGCCGAGCAGGCGGGCTACGATGAGGTCAACCTCAATGTCGGCTGCCCCAGCGACCGGGTGCAGAACAACATGATCGGTGCCTGCCTGATGGCCCACCCGGCGCTGGTGGCCGATTGCGTCAAGGCCATGCGTGATGCGGTGGCGACGCCGATTACGGTCAAGCATCGCATCGGTATCAACGGGCGTGACAGCTATGCCGAGCTGTGCGATTTCGTCGGCCAGGTGCGCGAGGCGGGCTGCCGTAGCTTCACCGTGCATGCGCGGATTGCGATTCTTGAGGGCTTGTCGCCCAAGGAGAACCGGGAGATTCCGCCGCTGCGCTATGACGTCGCGGCGCAGTTGAAGGCGGACTTCCCGGATCTGGAAATCGTGCTCAACGGTGGGATCAAGACGCTCGATGAATGCCGCACGCACCTGACGACCTTCGATGGGGTGATGCTGGGGCGCGAGGCGTACCACAATCCGTATGTGCTGGCCGAAGTGGATCAGCAGCTGTTTGGCAGTGACGCGCCGGTGGTTAGCCGCAGTGAGGCGATGGAGCGGCTGCGGCCTTACATCGTTGCACATATCGACAGCGGTGGCGCCATGCACCATGTGACGCGGCATATTCTCGGGCTTGGCCAGGGCTTCCCGGGGGCGCGGCGGTTCCGCCAGTTGCTGTCGGCGGATATTCACAAGACTGACGCGCCGTTGGCGGTGCTGGATCAGGCTGCTGAATTGCTGCAGGGTCGCTGA
- the tal gene encoding transaldolase translates to MTSKLEQLKQFTTVVADTGDLDAITRLKPVDATTNPSLLLKAAAIPGYADLLKQVKADSKGNVDLACDKFAVAVGAGILKVIPGRISTEVDARLSFDEGALLAKAEHLIELYDGAGIGRDRVLIKLASTWEGIRAAEKLEEKGIQTNLTLLFSFAQAQACADAGVFLISPFVGRIYDWYKKSTGKEYVGAEDPGVQSVTRIYDYYKTNGYKTVVMGASFRNIGQIEQLAGCDRLTISPELLQQLSDDQGELPRILKPGNQGEAKQQLSESQFRWAMNEDAMGTEKLAEGIRQFARDQEKLEALLAEKA, encoded by the coding sequence ATGACCTCCAAGCTGGAACAACTCAAGCAGTTCACCACCGTGGTCGCCGACACCGGGGACCTGGACGCCATCACTCGGCTCAAGCCGGTCGATGCCACCACCAACCCGTCGCTGCTGCTCAAGGCCGCAGCCATCCCTGGCTATGCCGATCTGCTCAAGCAAGTGAAGGCCGATAGCAAGGGCAATGTCGACCTGGCCTGCGACAAGTTCGCCGTAGCCGTGGGCGCGGGGATTCTCAAGGTCATTCCGGGGCGGATCTCGACTGAAGTCGACGCGCGGCTGTCGTTCGATGAGGGTGCGCTGCTGGCCAAGGCCGAGCACTTGATCGAGCTGTACGATGGCGCTGGCATCGGCCGCGATCGCGTGCTGATCAAGCTGGCCTCGACCTGGGAAGGCATTCGCGCCGCCGAGAAGCTGGAGGAGAAAGGCATCCAGACCAACCTGACCTTGCTGTTCTCCTTCGCCCAGGCCCAGGCCTGCGCCGATGCCGGGGTGTTCCTGATCTCGCCGTTCGTAGGGCGGATCTACGACTGGTACAAGAAAAGTACCGGCAAGGAGTACGTCGGTGCCGAGGATCCAGGCGTGCAGTCGGTCACGCGCATCTACGACTACTACAAGACCAATGGTTACAAGACTGTGGTGATGGGCGCGAGCTTCCGCAACATCGGCCAGATCGAGCAACTGGCTGGCTGCGATCGCCTGACCATCAGCCCTGAACTGCTGCAACAGCTGAGCGATGATCAGGGCGAGCTGCCGCGCATCCTCAAGCCAGGCAATCAAGGCGAGGCCAAACAGCAACTGAGCGAGAGCCAGTTCCGTTGGGCGATGAACGAAGATGCAATGGGTACCGAGAAGCTGGCCGAGGGGATTCGCCAGTTCGCCCGGGACCAGGAAAAGCTGGAAGCACTGCTGGCAGAAAAAGCCTGA